The Urocitellus parryii isolate mUroPar1 chromosome 6, mUroPar1.hap1, whole genome shotgun sequence genome includes a window with the following:
- the LOC113177016 gene encoding olfactory receptor 4F3/4F16/4F29-like produces MNGGNHSAVSEFVLLGLTSSWELQILLFVFFTTFYVASMLGNLLIVLTIISDHHLHSPMYFLLANLSFIDMGVSSIATPKMIYDLFRKHKAISLKGCITQMFFIHNVGGTEMVLLIVMAYDRYVAICKPLHYLTIMSLRMCISLLTVAWTIGLIHSVVQLAFVVNLPFCGSNKMDSFYCDFPRFIKLACTDTYRLEFLVAANSGFISMGTFFILIVSYISILVTVRKHSSGGSSKALSTLSAHITVVVFFFGPCIIVYVWPFPTLPIDKFLAIFDAIITPFYESCHLYI; encoded by the coding sequence ATGAATGGAGGAAATCACTCAGCGGTGTCTGAATTTGTGTTGCTGGGACTCACCAGTTCTTGGGAGCTTCAGATTCTCCTTTTTGTGTTCTTCACAACATTTTATGTGGCAAGTATGCTGGGAAACCTTCTCATTGTGCTCACCATCATCTCAGACCATCACTTACACTCCCCAATGTACTTTTTGCTGGCAAATCTCTCCTTCATCGATATGGGAGTGTCCAGCATTGCCACTCCAAAGATGATTTATGACCTGTTCAGAAAGCATAAAGCCATCTCCTTGAAAGGGTGCATCACACAGATGTTCTTCATTCACAATGTGGGAGGGACAGAGATGGTGCTGCTCATTGTCATGGCCTATGACCGATACGTGGCAATCTGCAAGCCCCTCCATTACCTGACCATCATGAGCCTGAGAATGTGCATTTCTCTTCTGACTGTGGCTTGGACCATTGGACTTATCCACTCTGTAGTCCAACTGGCTTTTGTTGTAAACTTGCCCTTTTGTGGGAGCAATAAAATGGATAGCTTTTACTGTGATTTTCCTCGGTTTATCAAACTTGCATGTACAGATACATACAGACTGGAGTTTCTGGTCGCTGCCAACAGTGGTTTCATCTCCATGGGTACCTTCTTCATCTTGATTGTGTCTTATATCTCCATCCTGGTCACGGTTCGTAAACACTCCTCAGGAGGTTCCTCCAAGGCCCTCTCCACTCTCTCAGCTCACATCACTGTGGTGGTTTTTTTCTTTGGTCCTTGCATCATAGTTTATGTGTGGCCATTCCCTACCTTACCCATAGATAAATTCTTAGCTATCTTTGATGCCATTATTACTCCTTTTTATGAATCCTGTCATCTATACATTTAG
- the LOC144255356 gene encoding olfactory receptor 4F3/4F16/4F29-like, whose translation MDGANHSVVSEFVFLGLSNSWEIQLLLFLFSSVLYLASLTGNLLILFSVTSDPNLHSPMYILLAKLSFLDLGGCSIATPKMIYDLFRKHKAISFGGCIAQIFFIHAIGGTEMVLLIAMAFDRYVAICKPLHYLTIMSPRMCIIILAVAWIFGLIHSVTQLTFVVDLPFCGPNVLDSFYCDLPQLIRLACTKTDKLEFMVTANSGLISVGSFFILIISYIFILVTVRKHSSGGLSKALSTLSAHVTVVVLFFGPLIFFYTWPFPSSHVDKFLAIFDAVLTPFLNPVIYTFRNKKMKAAMRKLFYQLVGYRKMS comes from the coding sequence ATGGATGGAGCCAACCACTCTGTGGTATCTGAGTTTGTGTTCCTGGGACTTTCCAACTCGTGGGAGATCCAGCTtctacttttcctcttttcttctgtgTTATACTTGGCAAGTCTTACAGGAAACCTACTCATTTTGTTCTCTGTGACTTCTGACCCTAACCTACACTCCCCCATGTACATTCTGCTGGCCAAGCTCTCATTTCTTGACCTGGGAGGTTGCTCCATTGCGACCCCAAAAATGATTTATGACCTTTTCAGAAAACACAAAGCAATCTCTTTTGGGGGTTGCATAGCTCAGATCTTCTTTATTCATGCTATTGGGGGCACAGAAATGGTGCTGCTCATAGCCATGGCCTTTGATAGATATGTGGCCATATGTAAGCCCCTGCACTACCTGACCATCATGAGCCCACGAATGTGCATTATCATTTTGGCTGTTGCCTGGATCTTTGGCCTCATCCACTCAGTGACCCAGTTGACTTTTGTTGTAGACCTGCCCTTCTGTGGCCCAAATGTACTGGACAGCTTTTACTGTGATCTCCCTCAGCTCATTAGACTTGCTTGCACAAAGACTGATAAACTGGAGTTCATGGTAACAGCCAACAGTGGACTCATCTCTGTGGGGTCCTTCTTCATACTGATCATTTCTTACATCTTCATTCTGGTTACTGTTCGAAAACACTCCTCAGGTGGTTTATCCAAGGCCCTCTCCACTTTATCAGCTCATGTCACTGTGGTAGTTTTATTCTTTGGGCCATTGATCTTCTTCTACACCTGGCCTTTTCCATCATCACATGTGGACAAATTTCTGGCTATCTTTGATGCAGTTCTCACTCCTTTTCTGAATCCAGTGATCTATACATTTAGGAACAAGAAGATGAAGGCAGCAATGAGGAAACTTTTCTATCAGCTTGTGGGTTACAGGAAGATGTCCTAA
- the LOC113177028 gene encoding olfactory receptor 4F3/4F16/4F29-like: MDGVNRSVVSDFVFLGLSNSWEIQLLLFLFSSVFYLASLTGNLLILFSVTFDSNLHSPMYILLAKLSFLDLGGCSIVTPKMIYDLFRKHKAISFGGCIAQIFFIHVIGGTEMVLLIAMAFDRYVAICKPLHYLTIMSPRMCILILVVSWILGLIHSVAQLAFVVDLPFCGPNVLDSFYCDLPQLIKLACTKTDKLEFMVTANSGLISVGSFFILIISYIFILVTVRKHSSGGLSKALSTLSAHVTVVVLFFGPLIFFYTWPFPSSHVDKFLAIFDAVLTPFLNPVIYTFRNKKMKAAMRKLFYQLVGYRKMS, encoded by the coding sequence ATGGATGGAGTTAACCGCTCTGTGGTGTCTGACTTTGTGTTCCTGGGACTTTCCAACTCCTGGGAGATCCAGCTtctacttttcctcttttcttctgtgttctaCTTGGCAAGTCTTACAGGAAACCTCCTCATTTTGTTCTCTGTGACTTTTGACTCGAACCTACACTCCCCCATGTACATTCTTCTGGCCAAGCTCTCATTTCTTGACCTGGGAGGTTGCTCCATTGTGACCCCCAAAATGATTTATGACCTTTTTAGAAAACACAAAGCAATCTCTTTTGGGGGTTGCATAGCTCAGATCTTCTTTATTCATGTCATTGGAGGCACAGAAATGGTGCTGCTCATAGCCATGGCCTTTGATAGATATGTGGCCATATGTAAGCCCCTGCACTACCTGACCATCATGAGCCCACGGATGTGCATTTTAATTTTGGTTGTTTCCTGGATCCTTGGCCTCATCCACTCAGTGGCCCAGTTGGCTTTTGTTGTAGACCTGCCCTTCTGTGGCCCAAATGTACTGGACAGCTTTTACTGTGACCTCCCTCAGCTCATTAAACTTGCTTGCACAAAGACTGATAAACTGGAGTTCATGGTAACGGCCAACAGTGGACTCATCTCTGTGGGGTCCTTCTTCATACTGATCATTTCTTACATCTTCATTCTGGTTACTGTTCGAAAACACTCCTCAGGTGGTTTATCCAAGGCCCTCTCCACTTTATCAGCTCATGTCACTGTGGTAGTTTTATTCTTTGGGCCATTGATCTTCTTCTACACCTGGCCTTTCCCATCATCACATGTGGACAAATTTCTGGCTATCTTTGATGCAGTTCTCACTCCTTTTCTGAATCCAGTGATCTATACATTTAGGAACAAGAAGATGAAGGCAGCAATGAGGAAACTTTTCTATCAGCTTGTGGGTTACAGGAAGATGTCCTAA